From Juglans regia cultivar Chandler chromosome 8, Walnut 2.0, whole genome shotgun sequence, the proteins below share one genomic window:
- the LOC109017051 gene encoding protein FAR1-RELATED SEQUENCE 5-like yields the protein MEKGEEDSSLQTPSLSNSPTADIPSSTRYFVDYTSAGYYGPLPGWPMPFPPYPDGGQYPTSAAMSGGDDTEEAPLCRETDIPCTSGIGEESKEDRPNLQETEEGIVGTPQLEDDVGGDMIEEPKSGMEFNSFEELMDYYKQYAKKSGFGVMIRRTDKGDDGTVRYATIGCARGGKARNRTLNVARPRPTGKTECKAKVNALKVDGKFRLTTVNNLHNHGLSPNKSRFFRCNREVSDSVKRVLDINDMAGIRMNKSFGSLVVGAGGFENLPFLEKDCRNYIDKARHLRLGKGGAEALREYFCRMQYKNPGFFALIDLDDDGRLRNVFWADPRSRAAYQYFGDVVTFDTTYLTNRYGMPFAPFVGVNHHGQSILLGAGLISSEDTETFVWLFQTWLQCMDGIAPKAIITDQDRAMKNAIAIVFPESRHRLCLWHILKKVPEKLSSYASYKSGMKNALMKCVYDTQTVDEFEKCWDHFITSYKLHENAWLSSLYTEREYWVPAFLKDCFWAGMSTTQRSESMNAFFDGYVHAKTNLKEFVDQFDSALKKKVESENNADFHSFSVTIPCISRSPIEKRFQELYTNAKFREVQMQLTGIIDLDPELLKRDGAVKTYLIEDEVRVEEFSKSVTFSVDFSEENADAKCSCGLFQMRGILCRHILAVFKCNGIKSLPEKYILDRWRKDIKRRYTLIDTSYDAGDQRPDASRYASLLKICYQMITHAAGSKKHTEDATHKLHAMIELYTENQEPPSISLTGSNVGCTQNDTGTVGSSKQVLSPLVVRGKGRPPSLRRASRMEKDMRRVKGKTKKAELKRKQREGGDIPGQDTCRNLFGPSELVQEKSVNVVGGTQLGERMIGSQESGLR from the exons ATggaaaaaggggaagaagacTCATCTTTGCAAACACCATCTCTTTCAAATTCCCCAACCGcg GATATACCATCAAGTACACGGTACTTTGTAGATTACACTAGTGCTGGTTACTACGGACCACTTCCTGGCTGGCCAATGCCTTTTCCGCCATATCCAGATGGCGGCCAATATCCAACAAGCGCCGCTATGAGTGGAGGAGATGATACAGAGGAAGCACCTCTATGTAGAGAAACTGATATTCCATGTACCTCTGGAATAGGTGAAGAAAGCAAAGAAGATAGACCAAATTTACAAGAAACTGAGGAAGGCATTGTTGGGACACCGCAGTTAGAGGATGACGTTGGTGGTGATATGATTGAAGAGCCAAAGTCGGGAATGGagtttaattcttttgaagaattaatggATTATTATAAGCAATATGCTAAGAAATCAGGGTTTGGGGTAATGATAAGAAGGACTGATAAAGGGGATGATGGGACTGTCCGATATGCCACCATTGGTTGTGCCCGTGGTGGGAAGGCCCGGAATAGGACATTGAATGTCGCTAGACCACGTCCAACAGGAAAGACAGAGTGTAAGGCAAAGgttaatgccttaaaagttgatGGAAAGTTCCGGTTGACAACAGTGAATAATCTCCATAACCATGGCCTTAGCCCAAATAAATCTCGCTTCTTccgatgtaatagagaagtgagtgactcTGTAAAAAGAGTCCTAGATATAAATGATATGGCTGGGATccgaatgaataagagtttcggATCTCTCGTCGTTGGCGCTGGTGGATTCGAGAACCTTCCATTTTTAGAAAAGGATTGTCGTAATTATATCGACAAGGCAAGACATCTAAGGCTTGGGAAAGGTGGTGCTGAAGCTCTTCgagagtatttttgtaggatgcagtacaaaaatcctGGTTTCTTTGCACTGATTGATTTGGATGATGACGGGAGGTTAAGGAATGTCTTCTGGGcagacccccgtagtagggcaGCCTACCAATATTTCGGGGATGTGGTGACATTCGACActacatacctgacaaataggtatgggatgccctttgcaccatttgttggtgtaaaccaccatgggcagTCTATTCTGTTGGGAGCAGGAttgatttccagtgaggatacAGAGACCTTTGTGTGGTTATTTCAGACgtggttgcagtgtatggatggtatcgCTCCGAAAGCTATTATCACCGATCAGGAcagagcgatgaaaaatgcaattgctatTGTCTTTCCTGAAAGCCGACATCGACTTTGTTTGTGGCATATTCTGAAAAAAGTTCCCGAGAAGCTGTCCTCTTATGCTTCCTACAAAAGTGGGATGAAGAAtgcattgatgaaatgtgtgtatgatACACAAACtgttgatgagtttgagaaatgttgggatcATTTTATCACCTCTTACAAGTTGCATGAGAACGCCTGGCTTTCAAGTTTATACACTGAGCGTGAGTATTGGGTGCCAGCATTCTTGAAGGACTGTTTTTGGGCTGGGATGAGTACAACGCAACGcagcgagagcatgaatgcttttttcgaTGGCTATGTTCATGCAaaaacaaacttgaaagaatttgtcGATCAGTTTGATAGTgcgttgaaaaaaaaagttgagagtGAAAATAACGCGGACTTCCATTCATTTAGCGTTACCATTCcttgcatatctagatctcctATCGAGAAGAGATTTCAAGAACtgtacacaaatgctaaatttagGGAAGTTCAGATGCAACTTACTGGCATTATCGATTTGGATCCAGAGTTACTTAAGAGGGATGGTGCAGTAAAGACCTATCTGATAGAGGACGAAGTTCGGGTTGAAGAGTTCAGTAAGTCTGTTACGTTTTCTGTGGACTTTAGTGAGGAAAATGCAGATGCTAAGTGTTCGTGTGGTTTATTCCAGATGAGGGGTATATTGTGCAGGCACATTCTCGCTGTATTTAAATGTAACGGGATAAAATCCCTGCCAGAGAAGTACATTTTAGACCGATGGAGAAAGGATATCAAAAGGAGATACACGTTAATCGATACCAGCTATGACGCAGGGGATCAACGGCCAGATGCTTCCAGATATGCAAGTCTATTAAAAATCTGTTACCAAATGATTACTCATGCAGCGGGTTCAAAAAAACATACTGAGGATGCCACACATAAGTTACACGCAATGATTGAATTATATACTGAGAATCAAGAACCCCCATCGATTTCCCTCACTGGTTCGAATGTTGGTTGTACTCAAAATGACACAGGCACAGTGGGTAGCTCAAAACAAGTACTCAGTCCATTAGTTGTCAGAGGGAAAGGCAGACCCCCATCCCTGAGGAGAGCATCCAGAATGGAAAAAGATATGCGGAGAGTTAAAGGAAAGACAAAGAAAGCAGAATTGAAACGGAAACAG AGAGAAGGCGGAGATATACCAGGGCAAGACACGTGCAGAAATTTATTTGGCCCATCAGAG CTTGTCCAAGAGAAATCCGTTAATGTGGTTGGTGGAACCCAGCTCGGAGAAAGGATGATTGggagtcaagaaagt GGGTTGCGCTGA
- the LOC109003562 gene encoding uncharacterized protein LOC109003562 translates to MFTEGLDKNGRQWVTEKEVPFSNSNLRPRIDPITNIRIGGGRGFGLPPPAKFRSGHLPSNAVPVSTAILGDVDESESNSDNDMSTGSEEEVYESRYSLESSPQDERVPSGTTAHRYGNPEQRPPHYATDYMYSDVSSSMETVVGRNGHVAERMRGNGRYPVGKYGYTEDESSDSAASSEFSTTQVGSVNGAVPHTRAYVSEGYASSVPSRVNVESATRKNEKFSDDDDDVPSAPPICGSAQEINQGTERSPVSTKNDRNSLKTISSAKPENNSGNRNPEKFVRTTATSEEGAPSGLYPARLPTFHASALGPWHAVIAYDACVRLCLHAWAMECMEAPMFLESECALLRDAFGLRKVLLQSEDELLVKHTSELVSEGVAPKPKKIIGKMRVQVRKVKMALDPPTGCSISSFRPPAIRLESLQCHCSSLQSTITSGWQAVRKIRVAPRLPANGSFSRQSLAYVHASTRYIKQVSGLLKNGVTTLRNSPSSYEAVQETYSCLLRLKSSPDDDAIRMQPGSGDTHVFFPDSIGDDLLLEIQDSKGKQFGRVLVQVATIADDPADRLRWWSVYCEPEHEVVGKIQLYINYSTSSDDNSHPKCGSVAETVAYDLVLEVAMKVQNFQQRNLLLHGPWKWLSTEFASYYGVSDVYTKLRYLSYVMDVATPTADCLTLVHDLLMPVVMKGHSKNTLSHQENRILGETKDQIEQILALVFENYKSLDESLPSGIMEVFKPATGLAAPVLEPAVKLYTLLHDILSPEAQTMLCHYFQVAAKKRSRRLLTETDEYVANNGEGGLMDSVTMSTAYQKMISLCMNIRNEIFTDIEIHNQDILPSFLDLPNLSSSIYSTELCNRLRAFLIACPPTGPSPPVAELVIATADFQRDVASWNIGPIKGGVDAKELFHLYILVWIQDKRLSLLESCKLDKVKWSGVRTQHSTTPFVDDMYDRLRETLSDYEIIICRWPEYVFGLENAIADIEKAIVEALDKQYADVLSPLKEHMAPKKFGLKYVQKLAKRSVCPYTVPDELGIVLNSMKRLLDILRPKLEAQFKSWGSCIPNGGNSVPGERLSEVTVMLRAKFRNYLQAVVEKLAENAKLQNATKLKKILQDSKETVVESDVRGRMQPLKEQLTNTINHLHTIFETHVFISLCRGYWDRLGQDVLSFLENRKENRSWYKGSRIAVTILDDTFASQMQQLLGNTVQEKDLEPPRSIMEVRSILCKDVPNHKDNTYYY, encoded by the exons ATGTTCACGGAGGGTCTTGATAAAAATGGGCGTCAATGGGTTACAGAG AAAGAAGTCCCATTCTCCAACTCCAATCTGAGACCTCGGATAGATCCCATTACCAACATTCGCATTGGTGGCGGCAGGGGATTTGGACTGCCCCCTCCAGCAAAGTTTAGAAGCGGACATTTGCCCTCAAATGCCGTTCCGGTGTCTACAGCTATACTGGGTGATGTAGACGAGAGCGAGTCTAATTCTGACAATGATATGAGCACTGGTTCAGAGGAGGAGGTTTATGAGAGCCGATATTCCCTTGAATCGTCGCCACAAGACGAAAGGGTTCCCAGTGGTACTACTGCTCATAGATACGGGAACCCAGAGCAGAGGCCGCCGCACTATGCTACTGATTATATGTACTCTGATGTCAGTTCGTCAATGGAAACAGTGGTAGGGAGAAATGGGCATGTGGCggagagaatgagaggaaaTGGGAGGTACCCGGTTGGGAAGTATGGCTATACAGAGGATGAGTCATCGGATTCTGCTGCTAGCTCGGAATTTTCAACTACCCAAGTGGGAAGTGTCAATGGTGCTGTGCCTCACACTAGAGCTTACGTTTCTGAGGGATATGCTTCAAGCGTGCCATCACGGGTGAATGTGGAAAGTGCAACCAGAAAG AATGAAAAGTTCtccgatgatgatgatgatgttccCAGTGCACCACCTATTTGTGGTTCTGCTCAAGAAATTAATCAAGGTACTGAGAGAAGTCCAGTATCAACCAAAAATGATCGAAATTCATTAAAAACCATATCCAGTGCTAAGCCGGAGAACAATTCTGGAAATAGGAATCCTGAGAAATTTGTAAG AACTACAGCCACTTCTGAAGAAGGTGCACCTTCAGGTTTATATCCAGCTCGCCTCCCAACATTTCATGCAAG TGCTCTAGGACCATGGCATGCTGTGATTGCGTATGATGCATGCGTGCGACTTTGTCTTCATGCATGGGCAATGGAGTGCATGGAAGCTCCGATGTTCTTGGAAAGTGAATGTGCTCTATTACGTGATGCTTTTGG ATTACGGAAAGTGCTATTACAATCAGAAGATGAACTATTAGTGAAGCACACTTCAGAGCTTGTCAGTGAGGGGGTTGCTCCAAAGCCTAAGAAAATTATTGGCAAGATGAGGGTGCAAG TGCGTAAAGTGAAAATGGCCTTGGACCCACCTACTGGCTGTAGTATCTCGTCTTTTAGGCCACCAGCAATCAGACTGGAGTCCCTTCAATGTCACTGTTCTAGTTTGCAGTCAACAATCACTTCTGGATGGCAAGCTGTAAGAAAGATTCGTGTCGCGCCACGTCTTCCTGCAAATGGCTCATTTTCACGTCAGAGCTTGGCATATGTGCATGCCAGTACACGGTATATAAAACAGGTGTCTGGACTCCTCAAAAATGGTGTAACTACCCTACGCAACAGCCCCTCGTCATATGAAGCTGTGCAAG AAACATACTCTTGTCTGTTAAGGCTGAAAAGTTCACCTGATGATGATGCAATTCGAATGCAACCTGGATCCGGTGATACCCATGTCTT CTTTCCAGATAGTATAGGAGATGACCTACTACTTGAAATCCAAGATTCCAAGGGGAAGCAGTTTGGCCGTGTCCTTGTTCAAGTGGCTACTATTGCTGATGATCCA GCTGACAGGCTACGCTGGTGGTCTGTTTATTGTGAGCCAGAACATGAAGTTGTTGGCAAGATACAGCTGTATATAAACTACTCAACTAGTTCAGATGATAATAGTCATCCAAAG TGTGGCTCTGTTGCAGAAACAGTCGCATATGATCTAGTTTTAGAGGTTGCCATGAAGGTTCAGAATTTTCAACAAAGAAACCTATTGTTGCACGGTCCATGGAAATGGCTCTCAACAGAGTTTGCCTCATACTACGGGGTTTCTGATGTATACACCAAGCTGAG GTACCTTTCTTATGTCATGGATGTTGCTACACCAACAGCTGACTGTCTCACATTGGTGCATGACTTGTTAATGCCTGTTGTTATGAAAGGCCACAGCAAGAACACATTGAGTCATCAAGAG AATCGAATCTTAGGAGAAACTAAGGACCAAATTGAACAGATACTCGCATTAGTTTTTGAGAACTACAAATCACTTGATGAATCCTTGCCCTCGGGTATCATGGAGGTTTTCAAGCCTGCAACTGGGCTTGCAGCACCTGTGCTGGAACCAGCTGTTAAATTATATACACTTCTTCATGACATCCTATCTCCCGAGGCTCAAACAATGTTATGCCATTATTTCCAG GTTGCAGCAAAGAAGAGATCAAGAAGGCTTTTGACTGAAACAGATGAATATGTTGCCAACAACGGTGAAGGTGGTTTGATGGACAGTGTTACTATGTCTACTGCTTACCAAAAGATGATATCACTGTGCATGAACATTAGGAATGAGATTTTTACTGATATTGAGATCCATAATCAAGATATACTTCCTAG TTTTCTAGACCTTCCAAATCTGTCTTCATCCATCTACAGCACAGAGCTTTGCAACAGATTGCGTGCTTTCCTCATTGCTTGCCCCCCCACGGGCCCTTCACCTCCTGTGGCAGAACTTGTTATTGCTACAGCAGATTTTCAAAGGGATGTTGCCAGCTGGAACATCGG CCCTATCAAAGGTGGAGTTGATGCAAAAGAATTGTTCCACTTGTATATTTTGGTGTGGATACAAGATAAACGGTTATCATTGCTTGAGTCATGCAAATTAGATAAG GTAAAATGGTCGGGAGTGAGGACCCAACATTCTACTACTCCTTTTGTTGATGACATGTATGACCGACTGAGAGAAACATTAAGTGACTATGAGATCATCATATGCCGATGGCCGGAATATGTTTTTGGCTTGGAGAAT GCTATTGCCGATATCGAGAAGGCTATAGTGGAAGCTTTAGACAAGCAATATGCAGATGTCTTATCACCGTTGAAGGAGCATATGGCACCCAAGAAATTTGGCCTGAAGTACGTTCAGAAACTTGCCAAACGTTCTGTTTGCCCCTATACTGTTCCTGACGAG CTGGGAATTGTACTGAATTCCATGAAGAGGTTGCTCGATATCTTGCGCCCAAAGTTAGAAGCTCAGTTCAAGTCATGGGGTTCTTGCATCCCTAATGGTGGAAACTCAGTTCCTGGAGAGCGTCTTAGCGAAGTAACTGTAATGCTGAGAgccaaattcagaaattatctGCAAGCAGTTGTGGAGAAACTTGCAGAGAAT GCAAAGTTACAGAATGCTACCAAACTGAAAAAGATTCTTCAAGATTCAAAGGAGACTGTGGTGGAATCCGATGTACGGGGTAGAATGCAGCCACTTAAAGAGCAGTTGACAAATACAATAAATCACCTTCATACCATCTTTGAGACTCATGTTTTCATTTCACTCTGTCGAGGTTACTGGGACCGGCTGGGGCAG GATGTTCTAAGTTTCTTGGAGAACAGGAAAGAGAATAGGTCATGGTATAAAGGTTCACGGATTGCAGTTACT ATTTTGGATGATACCTTTGCCTCACAAATGCAGCAGCTACTTGGAAATACAGTTCAAGAGAAAGACCTGGAGCCACCTAGATCTATCATGGAAGTCCGTTCAATTCTTTGCAAGGATGTTCCCAATCACAAGGACAACACATATTACTATTAA